A stretch of Hemitrygon akajei unplaced genomic scaffold, sHemAka1.3 Scf000049, whole genome shotgun sequence DNA encodes these proteins:
- the LOC140721029 gene encoding NACHT, LRR and PYD domains-containing protein 3-like, with protein MGKGFQARRAMWESFVTWRTELPKLDRILKEIQEFGPDPQEYMNIAQGLSELPTQLIDLQRKHKESLRAQTETLRVSTILMREKVKVFQLVDRYAELTVISTVRDRRLVEHELLARGRDHEEWRDKHLRGELEKMRTDQLFQSSFSRTKSKSGSSAAVAGVPGIGKTTMVQKIVYDWAMGKIYQQFQFVFRFKFRELNSINCRTNLRELILDQYPYFGNTLGEVWKTPEGLLFIFDGLDEFKHRIDFADSRRDTEPKHQCPDPEWWCEVSDIVYNLIQGKLLPGCSVLVTTRPTALNLLEKAEINVWAEILGFVGEERKEYFIKHFKNQTVAAAVFKHVEENDILYTMSYNPSYCWILALTLGPFFTQRVRDPQRVPKTITQLYSYYIYNILKNHSCEVENPSDVLLKVGEMAFRGVSERKIVFTDGDLINCNLQPSQFLSGFLMELLEREDSARCVVYTFPHLTIQEFVAAVAQFLNPHPGDILKFLTEAHNTTDGRFEVFLRFVAGLSSPMTARGLEEFLGPFPHQTTCRVIDWVKEEVKRQSGNTWSEAGKKSLLNTLYYLFESHNCGLAQAAVGAVQKISFSGMRLTPIDCTVLSHLINICDTIKHLDISRCYIQCEGLQRLGPGLHKCLELGLGENSLRDSGVNIVSAALRNPECKIQKLWLYNIGLTDSGAKDLVSALSTNRSLKHLDVALNSLTDGSVPALCRYILIQPSLERIRLVENQFSRTGEKELWSLQERRSGLTVIV; from the exons atgggcaaaggATTCcaggcccggagggcgatgtgggaatcctttgtgacatggaggactgagttaccaaAATTGGACAGAATTCTGAAAGAAATACAGGAGTTCG GCcctgatccacaggaatacatgaaTATCGCCCAAGGGTTATCGGAGTTACCGACTCAactgatag atttACAACGGAAACACAAGGAAagtctgcgggcacaaactgaaacactgagagtgagcacgatcctgatgagggagaaggtgaaggttttccagctggttgatcgatacgctgagctcacggtcatttctactgttcgagatcggagactggtggaacatgagttgctggcaagaggcagagaccatgaaGAGTGGAGAGATAAACACCTCCGCGGAGAGCTGGAAAAAATGcggactgatcagttattccagaGCAGTTTTTCCCGGACTAAATCCAAGTCTGGGAGTtccgcagcagtggccggagtcccggggattgGAAAAACAACAATGgtgcaaaagattgtttatgactgggccatggggaaaatataccaacaattccagtttgtcttccgtTTTAAGTTCAGGgaattaaactccattaactgtagaacaaacctgagggaactgatttTGGATCAGTATCCCTACTTTGGGAATACCCTAGGAGAGGTCTGGAAAaccccagagggattgctgtttatattcgatggtttggatgaattcaaacacagaatcgattttgctgacagtcggagagacacagaacccaagcaccagtgcccagatcccgagtggtggtgtgaagtgtctgacattgtgtacaatttaatccagggcaagctgctcccagggtgttcagtgctggtgaccacccgccccactgcgttaaatttattggaaaaggcagagatcaatgtctgggctgaaattctgggatttgttggtgaggagcgtaaggaatatttcatcaaacattttaaaaatcagacggtggcggcagctgttttcaaacatgtGGAGGAGAATGacatcctgtacaccatgagctacaacccctcctactgctggatcctcgctctgacaCTGggtcccttcttcacacaaagagtcagggacccgcagcgagttcccaagaccatcacccaactgtactcctactatatttacaacattctgAAAAACCACAGCTGTGAGGTTGAGAACCCCAGTGATGTGTTACTCAAGGTTGGtgagatggccttcagaggagtgtctgagaggaagattgtgtttacagatggagatttgatcaactgcaatctgcagccttcccagttcctgtctgggttcctgatggagcttttggagagagaggattctgcccggtgtgtggtgtacacattcccacacctcaccatccaagagtttgtagctgcagtcgcacaattcctgaatccacatcccggggatatcttgaaattcctcactgaagcccacaacacgacagatgggcgattcgAGGTGttcctccgttttgttgctggtctctcctccccaatgacagctcggggcctggaggagtttctgggtccatttcctcatcaaacaacctgccgggtgattgactgggtgaaggaggaggttaaacgccagagtggaaacacatggagtgaagctggtaaaaagagcctcctgaacacattgtactacctgtttgagtctcacaATTGTGGGCTGGCTCAGGCAGCAGTGGGAGCAGTGCAAAAAATCTCATTCAGTGGAATGCGACTGACCCCGATTGATTGCACTGTACTATCTCATCTCATCAATATCTGTGATACAATAAAGCACCTTGACATCTCTCGCTGCTACATACAGTGTGAAGGACTCCAGCGTCTGGGACCTGGGCTGCACAAATGCCTGGAGTtggg GCTTGGGGAGAATTCTCTGCGAGATTCAGGAGTGAATATAGTGTCTGCagctctgaggaacccagagtgtaaaatacagaaactgtg GCTTTACAACATCGGTCTCACAGATTCCGGTGCCAAAGATCTCGTCtctgctctcagtacaaaccgatCACTGAAGCACCTGGACGTGGCATTAAACTCGTTGACAGacggatctgtccccgctctctgCCGCTACATACTGATCCAGCCGAGTCTGGAGCGGATCAG gctggtggAGAATCAGTTCAGTCGGACCGGGGAGAAGGAACTGTGGTCTCTGCAGGAACGCAGATCCGGGCTGACAGTGATTGTGTGA